In the genome of Streptomyces aquilus, the window GTAGGTCCCCCACGGGCTGTACTCGTAGCCGTCCACGCTCGGCCCGTAGTGATGCCCCGGCTGCACCATGAAGCCCACTCCGAGGGGAGCGGTGTACTTCTCGTACGTCCGCCACGAACCCGCCATGACCGCGCGCACGCCCGCCGTGGCGTCCGCCCCGAAGGTGAGCCCGATCCACTCGTCGAGGATGCCCCCGGCGTCCGCGTCCGGCCGCCAGGCCAGCCGCCCGAAGGTGTAGAGATTGGCCTGCGCCAGCGGATGCCCGGTCCAGAACGGGTCGTCGCCGACGTTCGACACGGCGACGAGTCCGCCGCGCGCCAACTCCCCGACGGGCGACCCCTCTTCCGGCTCGAACCGCAGCACCTCGCTCCACATCGGCCCCAGCCAGCACACATGCCGCTGCTGCCCGGTGTACTCCTGCGTGGCCTGCAACTCCACCGCGAGCCGCGTCCCCGGCATCGCACCGATCAGCGGCGACACGGGTTCCCGTACCTGGAAGTCCATCGGCCCGTGCTTCACCTGGAGCACGGCGTTCGCCGCGAACTCCCCGTCCAGCGGCGTGAAATGGTCGTACGCGGCCCGCGCCCGGTCGGTCGTGCGGTCCCGCCAGTCCTGGTGGTGGTCGTAGACGAACGCCCGCCAGTGCACGGTGCCGCCGTACGGCTCCAGCGCGGCGGCCAGCAGGTTGGCCCCGTCGGCGTGACTGCGGCCGTACGCGAACGGGCCGGGCTGACCCTCCGAGTCGGCCTTCACCACGTACCCGCCGAAGTCGGGGATCGCCTCGTGGACCCGCGCGGTCGCCGCCGCCCACCACCTCCGCACCTCCGGATCGAGCGGATCGGCGGTGGCGAGCCCGCCGAGCACGATCGGCGCCGCGAAGGTGACCGACAGATGGGTCCGGATGCCGTACGCCCTGAACACCCCTGCCAGTGCGGCGACTTCACTGATCCGGTCGGTCAGCAGCCGCGCCTCGGCCTCGTGCACATTGACGTTGTTCACGGCCACGGCGTTGATCCCGCAGGACGCCAGCAGCCTGCCGTACGCGGCCACCCGGTCCAGATCGCCGCGCGCCCGCCCGTCCTCCCAGAACAGCGAGCCGCCCGCGTAGCCCCGCTCCACCTGGCCCATGACCGGGTGCACGGCCACGTTGTCCCAGTGGTCCAGCATGCGCAGTCCCACCGCCGGACGATGGGTCTCCCGCACCGGTTCGCCGAGGAACGCCTCCTCGCCGAGCCGGACGGCATGGAAGAAGCCGTACAGCAGCCCGCGCGCGCCGGACGCGGTGACGGTGGCCCGTCCGTCGCCGCGTTCGTAGGTGAACCCCTCGGCGTCGTCGGGGCTGAAGGAGTCGTCGAGCTCCAACAGCAGGTCATACGGCCCGGGTTCGCGCGAGACACCGCCCCCGTACCGCGCGCACGCGGCCACCAACTCGCCGTGCACCGTGTCCACCAGGAGACCCGAGCCGCGGAGCACCGTCCGCCGGGTGCCGATCGGCCGGAACACCCCGTCCGGCAGCCAGGCCGGATCGACACCCTGCATGATTCCTCCAACGATCCTGCTCAGCCGAGCAGTTCGAGTTCCGACACCACCGCCTCACCGTCGAGAACCAGGCGGTACTTCCCGTACGTACCCGGAGACCCCACGGTGAACGCCCGTGTCTGCCGGTCCCAGGCGAAGGACTCCCCGGACCGCCGGTCGAGGGTCTCCCACGTGGTGCCGTCGTCCGACCCCTGGAGCGTCCAGCCGGTCGGCGTCTTCGTGCGGTCCCCGGCCGAAGTCACCGTGTACTGCACGCCCTTGACCGGTCCGGACACCGGAAGGTCCACCGAGGTCACGGAGGCCTCGGTCGCCGACGTGTCGTCGAACAGCGCCCCTTCGCCCTTCAGCACATCGCTCCGCGGGCTCGGCACCTCGTCGTCCCGCGTGATCGACACGGGCGCCGAGTCCTTGCCCCACGTCGACGGCCGCGGACCCATGTCGAAGTCGAGCACCGCCCCCTTCGCGAGCAGCGTGTGCGGGAGCGAAGTCGACGACCAGGAACGCCCGTTGACCCGCAGGCCCTGGACGTACACGTTCCGGGCGCTGTTCTTCGGCGCCCGCACCACCAGGTCCCTGCCGTTCTCCAGGTGGACGGTCGCCTTGGTGAACAGCGGTGACCCGACGGCGTATTCGCCGCTCCCCATCACCAGCGGGTAGAAGCCCAGCGCGGAGAACAGGTACCAGGCCGACTGCTCGCCGTTGTCCTCGTCGCCGTGGTAGCCCTGCCCGATGTCGCTGCCGACGTACAGCCGGGACAGCACCTCGCGGACGTCGCGCTGGGTCTTCCACGGCTGACCGGCCGCGTCGTACATGTAGGTCACGTGGTGGGCGACCTGGTTGGAGTGCCCGTACATGCCCATCCGCACGTCCCGCGCCTCGGTCATCTCGTGGATGACCCCGCCGTAGGAGCCGACGAAGTCGGGGGAGGCGGTCTCCGGGGTGGCGAAGTACGTGTCGAGCTTGTCCGCCAACCCCGCTCGGCCGCCGTACAGGTTGGCGAGTCCGCGGGAGTCCTGCGGGGCGGTGAAGGCGTACCCGTATCCGTTGGTCTCGGTGTAGTCGTACCCCCAGACCCGCGGGTCGTACGCCGAGGACTCCACACGCCAGTTCCCGGTACGGTCCCGGCCCTGGAAGAAGCCGGCCTTCGGGTCGAAGAGGTTCACATAGCCCCGCGCCCGGTTGAGGAAGTACGCGGACTCCTCGGCGTACCGCCGCTCACCCGTCTTCTCGTACAGCGCCCGGCCCATCCGCGCGATGCCGTAGTCGTTGAGGTAGCCCTCCAGCGCCCAGGACAGGCCTTCGTGCGTCTCGGTGCTCGTGTAGCCGAGGAAGGGCGAGGTCTCCATGCCCTTGCGGCCCACGCCCGACATCGGCGGCACGACCGTGGCGTTCTTCACGGCCGCGTCGTACGCCGCCTCGGCGTCGAAGTCGACGCCCTTGACGTAGGCGTCGGCGAAGGCGACGTCCGAGGAGGTGCCGGTCATCAGGTCGGCGTAGCCGGGGGAGGACCAGCGCGAGGTCCAGCCGCCGTCCTTGTACTGCTGCACGAACCCGTCGACCAGCTCACCCGCCTGACTGGGCGTCAGAAGTGAGTACGCCGGCCAGGTGGTCCGGTACGTGTCCCAGAAGCCGTTGTTGACGTACACCTTGCCGTCGACGATCTTCGCGCCGGTGTGCGTCGGGGTGTCGGGTCCCGGCATGGGCGAGAAGGGGGAGGCGTACTTGTCCTCCGAACCCACCTTCTCGAAGCCCGAGTTGGGGTACAGATACAGCCGGTACAGGCTGGAGTACAGGGTCGTCAGCTGGTCCGGCGTCGCGCCCTCGACCTCCACCCTGCCGAGCAGCCGGTCCCACTGCCGCTGCGCCCGGTCCCGTACGGTCTCGAAGGCGGTACCGTCCGGGATCTCCTGGCGCAGGTTGTCCTTCGCCTGGTCGAGGCTGATGAGCGAGGTCGCCAGCCGCAGCGTGACCGTCGGGGCGTCGAACCGCAGGTATCCCTTCACCCCCTGCGAGGCACCCTCCTTCACCGGCCGGTCGAAGACGCCGTAGACGAAGAGCCGCGTCGCGCCCGTGGACAGCCCGGACTTCACGTCCGAGTAGCCGGTGATCACCCCCGCCGCCTTGTCGAGCGTCAGCCCCGCCTGATCGGTGACGTTGTCGAAGAGGACGCTCGCGTCGTCGCCCGGGTAGCTGAAGCGGAGCACCGCCGCGTGGTCGGTCGGCGCCATCTCCGCCTTCACGCCGTTCTCGAACCGCACCCCGTAGTAGTAGGGCCGCGCGGTCTCGTTCTCGTGCCGGAAGGCCAGCTCCCGCGCCTCCCGGCCGGTGTCCGGGACGCCGGCCGCCGCCGACGGCATCACCTGGAAGGTCTGCCGGTCACCCATCCAGGGGCTCGGCTCATGACTCGCGCTGAACGCCTGGATCGTCGGCAGGTTGTCGTCGTTGTTGCCCCGCGCGTAGTCGTACAGCCAGCTCAGCGAGCCCGCGTTGGTCACCGGGGTCCAGAAGTTGAAGCCGTGCGGCACGGCCGTCGCCGGGAAGTTGTTGCCGCGCGAGAAGCCGCCGCTGGAGTTGGTGCCGCGGGTCGTCAGCGCGTAGTCGGACAGATGGGCCTTCGGCCGCTCCGGCGCGACCGGCTCGATCCGCACGTCGTCCAGCCAGCCACGGAACCTCGCCGGCCCGCGCGGGGAGTCGTACGCCACCAGGATCCGGTCGACGGTCTTCCCGGCCGCGACCGACCCGATCCGCGAGGCCACGCTGTTCCACTGGTTGACGTACAGC includes:
- a CDS encoding GH92 family glycosyl hydrolase, which encodes MRHRRCSTMVTAVALVLAAGHQAAALPEAPAAADRAFASSFEADDPAPDWLSTPERASGVDGGYGSGIPGNVTDHVTDVRASAENTGGGEVKENLADGEAVTKWLTFAPTGWAEFDLDKPYRIATYALTSANDYAERDPRDWTLQGSTDGKDWKTLDTRAGETFDERFETKSYDLPEPAEYAHFRLEITANNGAEGILQLADVQLSTGGGAGPVPQDMLSLVDRGPSGSPTAKARAGFTGRRALRYAGRHTADGRAYSYNKVYDVNVAVRPDTRLSYRVFPSMADGDRDYDATNVAVDLAFTDGTYLSGLGATDQHGFGLSPQAQGAAKVLYVNQWNSVASRIGSVAAGKTVDRILVAYDSPRGPARFRGWLDDVRIEPVAPERPKAHLSDYALTTRGTNSSGGFSRGNNFPATAVPHGFNFWTPVTNAGSLSWLYDYARGNNDDNLPTIQAFSASHEPSPWMGDRQTFQVMPSAAAGVPDTGREARELAFRHENETARPYYYGVRFENGVKAEMAPTDHAAVLRFSYPGDDASVLFDNVTDQAGLTLDKAAGVITGYSDVKSGLSTGATRLFVYGVFDRPVKEGASQGVKGYLRFDAPTVTLRLATSLISLDQAKDNLRQEIPDGTAFETVRDRAQRQWDRLLGRVEVEGATPDQLTTLYSSLYRLYLYPNSGFEKVGSEDKYASPFSPMPGPDTPTHTGAKIVDGKVYVNNGFWDTYRTTWPAYSLLTPSQAGELVDGFVQQYKDGGWTSRWSSPGYADLMTGTSSDVAFADAYVKGVDFDAEAAYDAAVKNATVVPPMSGVGRKGMETSPFLGYTSTETHEGLSWALEGYLNDYGIARMGRALYEKTGERRYAEESAYFLNRARGYVNLFDPKAGFFQGRDRTGNWRVESSAYDPRVWGYDYTETNGYGYAFTAPQDSRGLANLYGGRAGLADKLDTYFATPETASPDFVGSYGGVIHEMTEARDVRMGMYGHSNQVAHHVTYMYDAAGQPWKTQRDVREVLSRLYVGSDIGQGYHGDEDNGEQSAWYLFSALGFYPLVMGSGEYAVGSPLFTKATVHLENGRDLVVRAPKNSARNVYVQGLRVNGRSWSSTSLPHTLLAKGAVLDFDMGPRPSTWGKDSAPVSITRDDEVPSPRSDVLKGEGALFDDTSATEASVTSVDLPVSGPVKGVQYTVTSAGDRTKTPTGWTLQGSDDGTTWETLDRRSGESFAWDRQTRAFTVGSPGTYGKYRLVLDGEAVVSELELLG
- a CDS encoding alpha-glucuronidase, whose translation is MQGVDPAWLPDGVFRPIGTRRTVLRGSGLLVDTVHGELVAACARYGGGVSREPGPYDLLLELDDSFSPDDAEGFTYERGDGRATVTASGARGLLYGFFHAVRLGEEAFLGEPVRETHRPAVGLRMLDHWDNVAVHPVMGQVERGYAGGSLFWEDGRARGDLDRVAAYGRLLASCGINAVAVNNVNVHEAEARLLTDRISEVAALAGVFRAYGIRTHLSVTFAAPIVLGGLATADPLDPEVRRWWAAATARVHEAIPDFGGYVVKADSEGQPGPFAYGRSHADGANLLAAALEPYGGTVHWRAFVYDHHQDWRDRTTDRARAAYDHFTPLDGEFAANAVLQVKHGPMDFQVREPVSPLIGAMPGTRLAVELQATQEYTGQQRHVCWLGPMWSEVLRFEPEEGSPVGELARGGLVAVSNVGDDPFWTGHPLAQANLYTFGRLAWRPDADAGGILDEWIGLTFGADATAGVRAVMAGSWRTYEKYTAPLGVGFMVQPGHHYGPSVDGYEYSPWGTYHFADRDGVGVDRSVASGTGYAGQYGKRWAEVYETVASCPDELLLFFHHVPYGHVLKSGKTVVQHIYDTHFEGVDEVAEARRRWDALAGVVDPVRHARVAERFEEQLRSAREWRDQINSYFFRKSGVPDEHGRTIY